DNA from Microbacterium foliorum:
AGGCGCGCCCGCTCTTCGCGGTAGGCCTCGCCGATGATCCCGGTGAACTCGTTGAATCGAGCGTCGACCTCGGCGAGGATGTCGCGACCTCGCGGGTCCTTGTTCGTGAAGTGCGCCGCGACGAAGCCGCCGATCACACCGATCAGGAACCACAGCACTTTCTTCATGTCGCCATCCTTGCCCTCGACCCGCGGAGGCGGGTGCAACCATCGTATGCGGAAACGACAGAAGGCGTCGGGTGAGACCCGACGCCTTCTGCCGAACTGAGAGAACTCAGCGAGCTGCGTAGTACTCGACGACGAGCTGCACTTCACAGGTCACGGGGACCTCGGCGCGCTTCGGACGACGGACCAGGCGAGCCTGGAGCTTGTCGAGCTCGACCTCGAGGTAGCCGGGAACGGGAGGCAGGACCTCGGCGTGACCGCCGGCGGCTGCGACCTGGAAGGGCTCGGTGCCCTCGCTCTTGGCCTTGACGTGGATGAGCTGACCCGGCTTCACGCGGAACGACGGGCGGTCGACGAGCTGGCCGTCGACCAGGATGTGACGGTGCACGACGAGCTGGCGAGCCTGCGCGGTGGTGCGGGCGAAGCCCGAACGCACGACGAGGGCGTCGAGACGCATCTCGAGCAGCTCGACCAGGTTCTCACCGGTCAGGCCGTCCTGACGGCGAGCCTCGTTGAACGTGTTGCGCATCTGCTTCTCGCGGATGCCGTACTGCTCGCGAAGACGCTGCTTCTCGCGCAGACGGACGGCGTAGTCGCTGTCGGCCTTGCGCTTGGTGCGACCGTGCTC
Protein-coding regions in this window:
- the rpsD gene encoding 30S ribosomal protein S4, with amino-acid sequence MTTKSQDRRKVRLSRALGIPLTPKAARYLEKRPYAPGEHGRTKRKADSDYAVRLREKQRLREQYGIREKQMRNTFNEARRQDGLTGENLVELLEMRLDALVVRSGFARTTAQARQLVVHRHILVDGQLVDRPSFRVKPGQLIHVKAKSEGTEPFQVAAAGGHAEVLPPVPGYLEVELDKLQARLVRRPKRAEVPVTCEVQLVVEYYAAR